CGCCGGGCTGCCCGTGGGCCTCGTGCTCGTGGGACGGCCGGGCAGCGAGGCCCGGCTGCTCGCCGCGGGCCACGCCGTGGAGGGCCTGCTCGCGCTGGGCGCGGCCCTGCGGCCCGCCTGGGCCGCCCCCTCGCGGGGGTGACCCGCCCCCTGGGCCGTCCGCTCCCGCCGCGGGCGCGCGAGCGGTGCTGGGGGAGGATGGCGCGGTGACCGGAGCGGCGAGCGGGACCGAGCGCGCGGGCACCTCGTGGCAGGCGCTGGCCGCCGGCGTCCGGCTGCTGGCCACCGACCTCGACGGCACCCTGCTGCGCCCGGACGGCTCGGTCTCGGCCACGACGGTGGAGGTCTTCGCCCGGGCCCGCGCGGCCGGCTTCCCCCTCGTGTTCGTCACGGGCCGGCCGCCGCGCTGGCTGCCCGTCGTCGCGGCGGCCACCGGGCACGGCGGCGCGGCGATCTGCGCCAACGGCGGCGTGGTGCTCGACCTCGAGACCCACGAGATCCTGCGCAGCCACCCGATCGACCCCGAGGTGATCGACGAGGTCGTGCGCACCCTGCGCGCGCAGCTGCCCGGCGTCGGCTTCGCGGCGGAGTGGGTGGAGGAGGGCAGCGGGGCGGTCGCCCGCGACACCGACTTCGCGCACGAGACCGCCTACGTGCCCCGCGTGACCGCGGCCGGCGCGGTGGTCGGCGCGGACATCCGTGCGGTGACCGCCGGGCACCGCGTGGTGAAGCTGCTCGCCCGGGCCGCCGGCACCGGCCACGACGCCGACAGCCTGCTCGACCACGCGCTCGAGCACGTCGAGCACCTCGTCGCGGTCACCCACTCCAACTCCGCCGACGTGCTGCTGGAGATGAGCGCGCTCGGCGTCGACAAGGGCGCCGCCCTGGCCGAGCACGCCGCGGGCCTGGGCCTGGCCGCGGCTGACGTCGCCGCCGCCGGGGACATGCCCAACGACGTCCCCATGCTGCGCTGGGCCGGGGTGGGGCTGGGGGTCGCGGGCGCGCACCCGCGCGTGCTCGAGGTGGCCGACGCCGTGCTCCCCGGCCCGTCCGACGACGGCGTCGCGCAGTTCCTCGACGCCGTGCTCGCCGCCCGCGGCTGACCGGCGGCCCCCGTGCGCGGGGGGTGTGAGCCGCGCCACATCCGCCCGCGAGCCGTCCCCTGAGCGGACGTCCGATGTGACCGGTTACAGGGGGTCCTGCCTACCGTCCTGCGTCGCTCGCGTCCGCACGGGACCGCCGTGCACGGGCGACGCGCTCAATCGCGGGGCCGTCAGGCGCCGCGAGCCGGGGACCCACTCTCCTGGGGCGAATCGCCGCACCCGTGCGGCGTAGGGCACCTCTTGGCCCGAGCCCGTCAGCTCACCCGGTCGGCGTTGAGAGGAGTCCGTTTCGTGCTGCCCGCAACCCGACGCCGGGTCCTCCCGGCCTCGTTGCTGCTGACCGGCGCCCTCGGCGCCGGCATCCTCGGGACCTCGGTCCCCGCCCAGGCCGCCACCATCGCGCCCGCGTCGGTCACGACCGCCGTGAGCACCACCACCGCGGCCACGACCACCACGACGTCCGCCAAGGCCGCCGCTGCCGCCGCCCTGCGCGCGCGGATCACCGCCAACCGCGCCCGGATGCGCGCGGCCGCCGCGCACCGTGCCGCGGTGCGCGGCAAGGCCGTGCACATCGCCCGCACGCGGCTCGGCATGCGCTACGTCGCCGGCGCCGCCGGCCCCACGCGCTTCGACTGCTCGGGCCTCGCGATGTACGTCGTGAAGCACACCACCGGCCGTTCGCTGCCCCACTACTCGCGGGCCCAGTACGGCGTCATGCGGCACGTCTCGCGCCGCAACCTGCACCCCGGCGACCTCGTGTTCTTCTTCCGCCACGGGGCGCACCACGTGGGCATCTACATCGGCCACGGCCGGATGATCAGCGCCACCAACCCGCGCACCGGCGTCAAGATCGACCGCGTGTTCTCGGGCTGGTACGGCTCGCGCTACAGCGGTGCCGGCCGCCTGGTCTGACCTCGCGCCACCCGGAGCCCGGCCCCCCTCGTGGGGGCCGGGCTCCGTCGCGTCCCGCCACGGCGGTGGGCGTGAGCGACGTCACGTCGACACCCGTACCCCCTAGGGGTACCTTGGCAGGCGTCAGGACGACACCTCACCCAGGAGCAGCCATGAGCCACGGCTACAGCGCCGACAAGGACGCCGTCCTCGCCCGTCTGCGCCGCATCGAGGGGCAGGTGCGCGGCATCGCGCGCATGGTGGACGAGGACACCTACTGCATCGACGTGCTCACCCAGGTGTCCGCGGCGACCCGCGCGCTGGAGAACGTCGCGCTGCTGCTGCTCGAGGACCACCTCGACCACTGCGTCCGCGATGCCGCGGCCAAGGGCGGCCCGGAGGCCGACGAGAAGCTCGCCGAGGCCTCGGCCGCGATCGCGCGGCTCGTCCGCTCCTGACCGCCCGCCACACCGAGAACCGGATCACCGCACGAGGAGAGCGAGCATGACCACCACCGTCTGGACCGTCCAGGGCATGACCTGCGGCCACTGCGTGCACGCCGTCACCGAGGAGGTGTCGGCCATCCCCGGCGTCTCCGGCGTGGAGGTCGACCTCGAGTCCGGCCGGGTCACCGTCGAGTCGGCCGAGGCCCCGTCCGAGGACGCCGTGCGCGCGGCCGTCGACGAGGCCGGCTACACCCTCGTCACCGCCTGACCCGCCCGCACGGCGCGACGCCTTGCCGCCGCGCGACCCGAGGGAGCACCATGCGCACCGCCTTCACCCCCGTCGCCACCCCGATCGACCTCCAGGTCACGGGGATGACGTGCGCGTCGTGCGCCGCCCGCATCGAGAAGAAGCTCAACAAGGTGCCCGGCGTCGTCGCGACGGTGAACTACGCCACCGAGACGGCGCACGTGCAGGCGCCCGAGGGGGTCGACCTCACCGAGCTCGTCGCCGTGGTCGAGGCCGCGGGCTACGGCGTACGGCCGCCGGACGCCGAGGACGAGGACGACGACCCCGACCGGCTCGGCCTGCGCTGGCGCGTCGGCCTCGCGCTGACCGTGCCCGTGGTGCTGCTGTCCATGGTCCCGGCGCTCCAGGTGACCGGCTGGCAGTGGCTGGCCTTCGCGCTGTCCACGGTCGTGGTGGTGTGGGGCGGGGCACCGTTCCACCGCGCCGCGTGGACCAACGCCCGGCACGGCACCACCACGATGGACACCCTGGTCTCGCTCGGCGTCTCCGCCGCGTACCTGTGGTCGGCCGTGGCGGTGCTGTTCACCAGCGCCGGCGAGCTCGGCGCCACGATGCAGTTCTCGTGGCTGCCCATGGCGGACGCCGCCACCGGCGGCCGGCCGGACCTGTACTTCGAGTCGGCCTCGGTCGTCGTCACGTTCCTGCTGCTCGGGCGCTGGCTCGAGCACCGGGCCAAGCGCCGCTCGGGCGCCGCGCTGCGCGCCCTGCTCGACCTCGCGCCCCGCACCGCCCGGGTGCGCCGCGACGGCGTCGAGACCGAGATCCCGGCCGGCCACGTCGCCGTCGACGACCTCGTGGTCGTGCGCCCCGGCGAGCGCATCGCGGCGGACGGCGTCGTCGTCGAGGGGGCCTCGGCCGTCGACGCGAGCATGCTCACCGGCGAGTCCGTCCCGGTGGAGGTCGCCCCCGGCTCCGAGGTGTCCGGCGGCACCGTGGTGCAGGACGGCCTGCTCGTGGTGCGCGCCACCCGGGTGGGCGCGGACACCGCCCTGGCCCGCATCGCCGCCCTCGTCGCCGCGGCCCAGAGCGGCAAGGCGCCCGTGCAGCGGCTGGCCGACCGGGTGTCCGCGGTGTTCGTGCCCGTGGTGATCGGCCTGGCGCTGCTGACCCTGCTCGGGTGGGGGCTCACCACCGGCTGGCAGCAGGGCTTCACGGCGGCCGTCGCCGTCCTGGTCATCGCCTGCCCGTGCGCCCTGGGCCTGGCCACGCCCACGGCGCTGCTCGTCGGCACCGGCCGGGGCGCCGGGCTGGGCATCCTGGTGCGCGGTCCCGAGGTGCTCGAGTCGACCCGCCGCGTCGATACCGTCGTGCTGGACAAGACCGGCACCCTCACCAGCGGCGTCATGACCGTGGTCGAGCGGCTCGGCGACGACGACGCCGTGCGCCTGGCCGGCGCCCTCGAGTCGTTCTCCACGCACCCCGTCGCCCGCGCCGTGGCCGACCACGCCGCCGCGCTCGGGCCCGCGCCGCAGGTCGCGTCGCACGACGCGGTGCGCGGCTCGGGCGTGGTGGGCCGGGTCGAGGGGCACGAGGTGCGCGTGGGCCGGCCGTCCTGGGCCGGGCTGCGCGGCGAGCTCGGCGCGGCGGCGGACCGCTGGACCCAGCAGGGCCGCACCGTGGTGGCCGTCGTCGTCGACGGCGCCCCGCGCGCGGTGCTCGCGGTGGCCGACGAGGTGCGACCCACGAGCCGCGAGGCCGTGGCCGCCCTGCGCGCGCTGGGCCTCGAGCCCGTGATGGTGACGGGTGACGCCGAGCCCGTGGCGCTCGCGGTGGCGGGCGCCGTGGGCATCGAGCGCGTGCTCGCCGACGCCCGGCCCGAGGACAAGGTGGCCGAGGTGGCCCGCCTGCGCGGGTCCGGGCGCACCGTCGCGGTGGTGGGCGACGGCATCAACGACGCCGCCGCGCTGGCCGGGGCCGACCTCGGGATCGCCATGGGCGGCGGCACCGACGTCGCCATCGAGGCGGCCGACATCACGCTGCTGCGCGACGACCTGCGCACCGCCGGCGACGCCGTGCGCCTCTCGCGCGCCACGCTGCGCACGATCAAGCAGAACCTCGGCTGGGCCTTCGGCTACAACGTCGCCGCGATCCCGCTCGCGGCCGCCGGCCTGCTCACCCCGATGGTCGCCGGCATCGCGATGGCGATGTCGAGCGTGTGCGTGGTGGGCAACAGCCTGCGGCTGCGCCGCTTCCGCTGACCTGGCGACCGGTCAGGCGCGGCCGCGGATCGACGCGAGCCAGGCCAGCGCCTCGGCGTAGTCGTCGTCGGTGACGCCGGGGCGCACGAGCGGCGCCTTGCCGTCGTGGCGCGGGTAGCTGCCGAGGAACCGCACGTGCGCGCACACGCGGTGCAGCCCGGCGAGCGCCTCGCCCACCCGGGCGTCGGCCACGTGCCCCTCGCAGTCGACCGAGAAGTAATAGTCGCCGAGCGCCTTGCGCGTGGGCCGCGACTCGATCCGGGTCAGGTTGACCCCGCGCACGGAGAACTCCGTGAGGATCTCCATGAGGGCGCCCGGGTGGTCCTCGCGCATGAAGAGGTAGAGCGTGGTCTTGTCCGCGCCCGTGGGCGCGGGCAGCGCGCCCGGGCGGGCGAGCAGCACGAACCGCGTCCACGCCTCGTCGTTGTCGCCCACGTCGGCGGCGAGCACCTCGAGCCCGTAGACGTCCGCGGCCAGCGCCGGGGCGATCGCGGCGTCGTACGTGCCGGCCGCCACCGCCGCGGCGCCCGCGGCGTTCGACGCCTCCGGCAGCACCTCGGCGCCCGGCAGGTGGGCGGCCACCCACGCCCGGCACTGCGCCGCGGCGACCGGGTGCGTGGCGACCCGGCGTACGGACGCGAGGTCCGTGCCCGGCCGCGCCATGAGGGCGAAGCGCACGCGCAGGACGACCTCGTCCACGATCACCAGCGGCTCGCCGGCCGCGAGCTCGTCGAGCGTGCCGGTGACGCCCCCCTCGACCGAGTTCTCGATCGCAACGAGCGCGAGGTCGACGTCGCCGTCGCGCACGGCGTCGAGCACCGACGACGCGCTCGGCAGCGGGCGCAGGTCGGCGTCGGCGCTGACCGGCATCGAGCGCAGCGCCTCCTCGGTGAAGGTCCCGCGCGGGCCGAGGTAGGCGATCGTCATCACGAGGCGACCCCGCGCATCGCGTAGGCGACCGCCTGCTGCTCCTCGGGCGAGAGGGACGACTCGCTGCTGCCGCCCTTGACGCCCTTGATGTAGGACCGGGTCTCCGACCGCCCGTGGATCGCGGTGAGCACGAGCCCGTCGCCGCCGTCGTCGAGCATCGCGGCCGAGAACGACAGCCGGCCTCCCATGTCGCCGAAGGCGTCGTAGCGCACGACGCTCACGTGGCGCAGCGCATCGGACAGCTCGGTGCGCGTGCGCGCCAGCAGGGCGGCGAGGTCGTCGACCTCGGCCCGCAGCGCGCGCACCTGCTCGGACTTGCGGGCGACCGCCGCGACGAAGGTGGGCGCGTCCCCGTCGGCCTGAAGGATCGTCAGGTCGCGCCGAGTCCGGCGCTGGGAGAGCAGCGCCACCAGGGCGAGCACGAACGCGAGCACGGAGACGCCGGTGGCGACGAGCACGAGCACGTCGCGCACGGAGGGGTCGAGGGACACGCGGGACAGGTTAGTGGCCGTTAGTGTGCGACTCGTGCGCACTGGTCCCCGGCCCCGCCGACACCGGGCGACCCGGTGAGCACGTCCCTCCCCGTCTCGCTGCTGTGCTTCCTCGGCGGGCTTGTGATCGTGCTCGCGGTGGGGTCCTCGATCCTGCGGACGCTGGTGGTGCCGCGGGGGGTGCCCAGCAAGCTCTCGGCGCTCGTGCTGCGCGCGACGCTGGGGGCGTTCCGTACCGTCGCCCGGCGCACGCCGTCCTACGAGAGCCGAGACGCGGTGCTCGCCTACGCCGCCCCCACGTCCCTGGTGCTCATGCTGGCGACCTGGCTCCTGCTGCTGCTCGTCGGCTACGCCGTGCTGCTCTTCTCGTTCTCGCCGCTGGACTGGGCGGCGTCCTTCCGCGAGGCGGGCTCGAGCCTGTTCACGCTCGGCTTCGCCAGCACCGACCGCGGCCAGCTGACCGCGGTCGACTTCCTGGCCGCGGCCACCGGGCCGGTCGTCGTCGGCCTGCTGGTCGGCTACCTGCCCAGCCTGTACGCCTCCTACAACCGCCGCGAGGTCGACGTCGCGCTGCTGCACTCGCGCTCGGGCGAGCCCAACTGGGGCCCGGAGATCATCGGGCGGCACGCGATCATCAACTCGATCGACGAGATGTCCACGCTGTTCCGCGGCTGGGAGAGATGGGCGGCCGACGTCGCCGAGAGCCACGTCAACTACCCCGTCCTCATCCACGTGCGCTCGGCCCAGCCGATGCGCAACTGGCTGGTCGCGCTGCTCTCGGTGATGGACGCGGCCGCGTGGCAGATGTCCACCAACCCCCAGCTGCCGCAAGGCACGGCGCGCGTGGCCGTGCGCCAGGGCTTCGTCGCGGTGCGCGACATCGCCCGCGCGGAGGGCATCGTCGTCGACGAGGACCCGGACCCGGACACCCCCATCGCCGTGAGCCTGGAGGAGTTCACCGCGGTCTACGACTCGCTCGTCGAGCTCGGCTACCCCATGCAGCGCACCGCTGCGGAGGCCTACCCGCACTTCCGCGGCTGGCGGGTCAACTACGAGCGGGCGGCGTACGCCCTCGCCGAGCGCATCGACGCCGTCCCGGCCGAGTGGAGCGGTCCGCGCACGCCGCCGCTGCCGGTGATCACGCCCTCGCGACCGGTCAACCGGATGCCCGGCGGCCGCACCGGCCGCCCGTCGGTGGGGGAGTGAGCCGGTGAACCTCGCCCTCGACCTCGGCGTGCTCGTGGCCACGTTCCTGGTGATCTTCCCGGCCGAGCTGCCGGACAAGTCCTTCATCGCCACGCTGGTGCTGGCCACCCGCTACCCGCGGATGTGGGTGTGGTTCGGCGCCACGCTCGCGTTCGCCGTGCAGATGGTGATCGCGGTCGCGGCCGGCCAGGTGCTCTCGCTGCTGCCGCGCACGGTGGTGCTCGGCGTCACCGCCGCGCTGTTCGCCGCGGGGTCCGTGCTGCTGCTGCGCGGGGGGATGCAGGCGCGCGAGGAGGAGGAGGCCGAGGAGGCCGAGGAGGAGGCCGAGGTGTCCGCCCGGGCGGTCTCCGGCCGGCACGGCCTCGCGGCCCTGGCCACGACGTTCGTGGTGATCTTCACCGCCGAGTGGGGCGACCTGACCCAGCTGATCGCCGCCGGCCAGGCCGCCCGCACGGACTCGCCGCTGTCGGTCTTCCTCGGGGCCTGGCTGGCCGAGTCGTCCGTGGCCGCGATCGGGGTGCTCGCCGGCGCGTGGCTGCAGCAGCGTGTGCCGCTGTGGCGCGTGCGGCTCATCTCGGGGGCGCTGCTGGCCCTGCTCGCGGTGCTCACCGTGGTGGAGCTCGTCCGCGGCTGAGCGCGACGTGCGGGCCCCGGCCCGGACGCCGACAGGCCCGCCACCGGGGGGTGGAGGGCCTGTCGTAGCGGATCGGTCCGCGTCCGCGACACCGAGTGGCGGGGTCGCGGGCGAGTCGGGCGACACCCCCGCGGACTCCCGACCGGCGCAGTCGGGCGTGTACCCGGCGTCCGGCCGGTCCACACGGTGCCACGCGAGGAGGGGCTGTGGCGTCCACCACGCGCAAGTGTGACCAGCTCGTCATCGCCGGCGGGGGGGCGCGACCGCGGCGGTCCACGGGCTCACGGGCCCGGACATGAGTGATCGGACGCCACCGACGGGGGATGCAGCGGCGTCCGATCAGGTATGACGCTAGGGCCTCTGTAGCGATCGCTCAACCGGGACCGGCGGATTGCCCGGATTCTTGAGACATTCTTGACGACGCCTCCGTCGGCCGGGCACGCAGCGCGGTGACGCCGTCACCATGCGTGCTGCCGGGGCGGACCGGCCTCCGCCGGGACGACGGCTCGCCGCCGGGTCAGCGCAGCGTCACCTGGCGGTTGGCCAGCCCGGCGCGGGCGCGCCGGGCCGCCTCGTCGAGCGGGCCGGTCTCGGCCAGCGCCTGCTCGAGCCGGGCCGCGAACTCCACCGCCGGCTCCTCGACCTGCGGCGCCTCGGTGCCGGGCGCGAGGTCCCACACCGGCACGAGCAGACCGTGCGCGCGGAAGGTGCCGATGAGCCGGGTCCCCTCGCCGAGGGCGTCCTCGCCACGCGCGTGCAGCCGGGCCAGGGCGTCGAGCACGGCCTCCTCGTCCTGCGGCAGGGTCCAGCGCAGGTGCTCCTTGGTGCCGATGCGGCACCAGTAGGCCGCCTCGACGCCGGACAGGCGCGCGGTCGGCACGACCGAGGCGTTGGCCCGCTCGAGCGAGGCGGCGACCTCGTCGGAGGCCTCGGCGCCGCTGCCCTCGAGCCAGAAGTCGAACCCCTCGTGCACCGTCACCTCGAGCGGGGCGGCGGTGTCGAGCACGTCCTGCAGCCGCGGCCCGGGGCCGGGGCGCCCGGGCGGCACCGGGGTGCCGGGCTCGGTGTCCAGCGCCCGCAGCAGCGCGTCGGCGATGTCGCGGCTGGTGTCGCCGGTGCTCGTGGCGGTCTGGAGCCCCACGAAGATCCGCCCGTCGGTGCGCACGAGGCCCGGCCACGCCAGCGGCAGCACCGTGGCGAGCACGACGTCGCGCCCGTCGAGCCGGGCCGCGAGCTCCGGCGCAAGGGTGAGCGGCGCGGTGGCCGACGGCACGATCTCGCGCAGCGCCACCCAGTCGGTCTCGCCCGCGAGGCCCTCGAACGAGCGGCGCCGGACCTCCGGGGCCGCCGCGGCCCGGCCGTGGCACGCCTTGTAGCGCCGGCCGCTGCCGCACGGGCAGGGCTCGCGCATGCCGACGACGGGGACCTCGGCGTCGTCGACCGCCGGACGGGGGGACCTGGGGTGCTTCGCCACGGTCGCGCAGCGTACGCGAGCGGGCTCAGCCCGGGGCGGCCGCCCGCTGCGGGGCGGACGGCAGCCGGCCGAGGTGCCCGAGCACCTCGCGCGGGCGGTTGGTGATGATCGCGTCGACGCCGAGCTCGAGGCACAGGTCGACGTCGGCCGGCTCGTCGACGGTCCACACGTGCACTGCGTGGCCGCGGCGGTGCAGGCGCTCGACGTAGGAGGGGTGCGCCCGCACGATCTGGATCGAGGGCCCGGCCACCACGGCGCCGAACGGCAGCGAGCCGTCGCGCAGCCGCAGGGCGACGCGGTCCATGAGGAACACCGTGGGCAGGCCGGGCGCCAGGGCGCGCAGCCGGCGCACGGACAGCTGCGAGAAGCTCATCACCCGCACCCGGCGGTCCGCCTCGGCGCGGGGCCGGGCCAGGCCGAACCGGCGCAGCAGCTCGACCGTGCGCTCCTCGACCAGCCCGGCGTAGCGGGTCGGGTGCTTGGTCTCGATCGCCAGCCCGACCTCGCGCTCGGAGTCCACGACGAGCTCGAGCAGCCGCTCGAGGGTGAGCACGCGACGCCGGTCCTCGTCGTAGACGACGGGGTCGTCGAGGCCCGGGCCGGCGGTGCTCGGACGGGCCTGGCCCGGCTCACGCCAGCGGCCGAAGTCGACCCGCGAGAGGTCCTCGAGGGTCATCACGGACACGACGCCGCGCATGTCGCCGGTGCGGTCGATGCGCCGGTCGTGCACGCACACGAGGTGGCCGTCGGCGGTGAGCCGCACGTCGCACTCGAGGGCGTCGGCGCCCTCGGCGATGGCCCGGACGTACGCGCCGAGGGTGTGCTCGGGCTCGTCGGCGCTCGAGCCCCGGTGCGCGACGACCTCGGTCACCGCACCATGGTGTCACCGACGCCCCCGCCCGCCACCGCGTGCGGGCGACGACACGAGGTACGCGAAGCGAACTCTCAGCGACGTCCCACGCGCGTCAGGCCAGCAGGGCGCCGGGGTTGAACAGCCCGTGCGGGTCGAACGCGGACTTCACCGCGCGCATCGCCGCGATCTCCTGCGGCGAGCGGGTGAGGTGCAGGTACGGCGCCTTCGCCCGGCCGACCCCGTGCTCGGCCGAGATCGAGCCGCCGTGGTCGGCCACCGTGCGCAGCACGACGGCGTCGGACCGCTCGTCCTCCGGGTCCGGGCCGAGCACCTCGACGTGCAGGTTGCCGTCGGCGAGGTGGCCGAACACGAGCACCTCCGCGACGTCGTCCACCGACGCGAGGCGCTGCTTCATGTCCGCCACGAACGCGTCCCAGCCGCCGAGCGGCACGGACACGTCGAACCGGTGCGGCACGCCGAGCGCGGAGGCGGCCTCGGCCGCGCGCTCGCGGTAGGACCACAGCCGGGCCCGGTCCACGGCGTCCACGGCGACGATCGCGTCGCGGTCGTCGGGCAGGTTCAGCGCCACCTCGCCCCGCTCGGCCGACTCGGTCTCGACGAGCAGCACGTGGGCCGCGTCGTCGGCCACCGGCATCGGCAGGCCGGACACCTCGACCACGTGGCGCAGCATGGCGGCGTCGAGGATCTCCGCGGCCAGCAGCCGCACCCCGGTGGGCACGGCGCGGTCGACGAGGGCCAGGGCGTCGTCGGCGTCGCGCACGGCCACCAGCGC
This genomic interval from Frankiales bacterium contains the following:
- a CDS encoding HAD-IIB family hydrolase — its product is MAAGVRLLATDLDGTLLRPDGSVSATTVEVFARARAAGFPLVFVTGRPPRWLPVVAAATGHGGAAICANGGVVLDLETHEILRSHPIDPEVIDEVVRTLRAQLPGVGFAAEWVEEGSGAVARDTDFAHETAYVPRVTAAGAVVGADIRAVTAGHRVVKLLARAAGTGHDADSLLDHALEHVEHLVAVTHSNSADVLLEMSALGVDKGAALAEHAAGLGLAAADVAAAGDMPNDVPMLRWAGVGLGVAGAHPRVLEVADAVLPGPSDDGVAQFLDAVLAARG
- a CDS encoding metal-sensing transcriptional repressor, coding for MSHGYSADKDAVLARLRRIEGQVRGIARMVDEDTYCIDVLTQVSAATRALENVALLLLEDHLDHCVRDAAAKGGPEADEKLAEASAAIARLVRS
- a CDS encoding cation-transporting ATPase; this encodes MTTTVWTVQGMTCGHCVHAVTEEVSAIPGVSGVEVDLESGRVTVESAEAPSEDAVRAAVDEAGYTLVTA
- a CDS encoding heavy metal translocating P-type ATPase, which gives rise to MRTAFTPVATPIDLQVTGMTCASCAARIEKKLNKVPGVVATVNYATETAHVQAPEGVDLTELVAVVEAAGYGVRPPDAEDEDDDPDRLGLRWRVGLALTVPVVLLSMVPALQVTGWQWLAFALSTVVVVWGGAPFHRAAWTNARHGTTTMDTLVSLGVSAAYLWSAVAVLFTSAGELGATMQFSWLPMADAATGGRPDLYFESASVVVTFLLLGRWLEHRAKRRSGAALRALLDLAPRTARVRRDGVETEIPAGHVAVDDLVVVRPGERIAADGVVVEGASAVDASMLTGESVPVEVAPGSEVSGGTVVQDGLLVVRATRVGADTALARIAALVAAAQSGKAPVQRLADRVSAVFVPVVIGLALLTLLGWGLTTGWQQGFTAAVAVLVIACPCALGLATPTALLVGTGRGAGLGILVRGPEVLESTRRVDTVVLDKTGTLTSGVMTVVERLGDDDAVRLAGALESFSTHPVARAVADHAAALGPAPQVASHDAVRGSGVVGRVEGHEVRVGRPSWAGLRGELGAAADRWTQQGRTVVAVVVDGAPRAVLAVADEVRPTSREAVAALRALGLEPVMVTGDAEPVALAVAGAVGIERVLADARPEDKVAEVARLRGSGRTVAVVGDGINDAAALAGADLGIAMGGGTDVAIEAADITLLRDDLRTAGDAVRLSRATLRTIKQNLGWAFGYNVAAIPLAAAGLLTPMVAGIAMAMSSVCVVGNSLRLRRFR
- the pheA gene encoding prephenate dehydratase, with translation MTIAYLGPRGTFTEEALRSMPVSADADLRPLPSASSVLDAVRDGDVDLALVAIENSVEGGVTGTLDELAAGEPLVIVDEVVLRVRFALMARPGTDLASVRRVATHPVAAAQCRAWVAAHLPGAEVLPEASNAAGAAAVAAGTYDAAIAPALAADVYGLEVLAADVGDNDEAWTRFVLLARPGALPAPTGADKTTLYLFMREDHPGALMEILTEFSVRGVNLTRIESRPTRKALGDYYFSVDCEGHVADARVGEALAGLHRVCAHVRFLGSYPRHDGKAPLVRPGVTDDDYAEALAWLASIRGRA
- a CDS encoding DUF4446 family protein, translating into MSRVSLDPSVRDVLVLVATGVSVLAFVLALVALLSQRRTRRDLTILQADGDAPTFVAAVARKSEQVRALRAEVDDLAALLARTRTELSDALRHVSVVRYDAFGDMGGRLSFSAAMLDDGGDGLVLTAIHGRSETRSYIKGVKGGSSESSLSPEEQQAVAYAMRGVAS
- a CDS encoding topoisomerase II, coding for MREPCPCGSGRRYKACHGRAAAAPEVRRRSFEGLAGETDWVALREIVPSATAPLTLAPELAARLDGRDVVLATVLPLAWPGLVRTDGRIFVGLQTATSTGDTSRDIADALLRALDTEPGTPVPPGRPGPGPRLQDVLDTAAPLEVTVHEGFDFWLEGSGAEASDEVAASLERANASVVPTARLSGVEAAYWCRIGTKEHLRWTLPQDEEAVLDALARLHARGEDALGEGTRLIGTFRAHGLLVPVWDLAPGTEAPQVEEPAVEFAARLEQALAETGPLDEAARRARAGLANRQVTLR
- a CDS encoding glycerophosphodiester phosphodiesterase; translated protein: MTEVVAHRGSSADEPEHTLGAYVRAIAEGADALECDVRLTADGHLVCVHDRRIDRTGDMRGVVSVMTLEDLSRVDFGRWREPGQARPSTAGPGLDDPVVYDEDRRRVLTLERLLELVVDSEREVGLAIETKHPTRYAGLVEERTVELLRRFGLARPRAEADRRVRVMSFSQLSVRRLRALAPGLPTVFLMDRVALRLRDGSLPFGAVVAGPSIQIVRAHPSYVERLHRRGHAVHVWTVDEPADVDLCLELGVDAIITNRPREVLGHLGRLPSAPQRAAAPG
- a CDS encoding FAD-binding protein, yielding MRADLAAVVGEEHVLTDPGLVAPHVVDWSRRFGGPALAVVRPADTAQVAAVVRRCARDRVPLLPQGGNTGLVGGSVPGPDGPAPVIVSTRRLTRLDPVDALQGQVTVGAGVLLADVQRHARAAGWEYGVDLAARDSATIGGTIGTNAGGIRVCCYGMTRRQVVGIEAVLPDGSVVEHLAGLPKDNTGYDLVGLLVGSEGTLGVVTAARLALVRPPLASSVALVAVRDADDALALVDRAVPTGVRLLAAEILDAAMLRHVVEVSGLPMPVADDAAHVLLVETESAERGEVALNLPDDRDAIVAVDAVDRARLWSYRERAAEAASALGVPHRFDVSVPLGGWDAFVADMKQRLASVDDVAEVLVFGHLADGNLHVEVLGPDPEDERSDAVVLRTVADHGGSISAEHGVGRAKAPYLHLTRSPQEIAAMRAVKSAFDPHGLFNPGALLA